A portion of the Rhodococcus pseudokoreensis genome contains these proteins:
- a CDS encoding DUF1697 domain-containing protein, protein MTRYAALLRGINVGGINIKMADLRSTFAELGFENVKTVLASGNVLFDSDRDDVPALKSEIESALRADFHYEAWVFVLDLDTIRKIVEDYPFDPEREGWHPYVLVTPDPEVLDTLLRIRDDLDPDVERVQAGNGVLYWEVERGMTLKSKFGKSTGTPKLKAFTTTRNLRTLHKLLK, encoded by the coding sequence ATGACTCGATACGCCGCCCTCCTGCGCGGTATCAACGTGGGCGGCATCAACATCAAGATGGCCGACCTCCGCAGCACCTTCGCCGAGTTGGGATTCGAGAACGTGAAGACCGTCCTCGCGTCGGGCAACGTGCTCTTCGATTCCGACCGCGACGACGTCCCCGCGCTGAAAAGTGAGATCGAATCCGCGCTGCGCGCCGACTTCCACTACGAAGCCTGGGTTTTCGTCCTCGACCTCGACACGATCCGGAAGATCGTCGAGGACTACCCGTTCGACCCCGAGCGGGAAGGGTGGCATCCGTACGTGCTGGTGACTCCCGACCCCGAGGTCCTGGACACGCTGCTGCGGATCCGGGACGACCTCGACCCGGACGTCGAACGCGTGCAGGCCGGGAACGGCGTCCTGTACTGGGAGGTCGAACGCGGCATGACGCTGAAGAGCAAGTTCGGCAAGAGCACCGGCACTCCCAAACTCAAGGCCTTCACCACTACCCGGAACCTGCGCACACTCCACAAGCTCCTGAAGTGA
- a CDS encoding alpha/beta fold hydrolase — MDLPHDIAGSGPTLVLVHGVVHRRQAWNVLLDQLTPYRRVVTVDLPGHGESAALEDGADTMDQLVEELSGFVRSVTPAGERPHVAGNSLGGWLSLALAARGEVASATALSPAGFFVNHADQARTIYTFRALRGVTRALGPNTPKALRYRAVRYPSLAAFFARPSRVRYEDAVIDAQSLATNALVDKGLTASFDLPPVVDASVPVTVAWGRRDLILPVYQARRVRRVFPQARILILPGIGHVPMTDDPNLISTILLGGSAACSSDSPS; from the coding sequence ATGGACTTGCCTCACGACATCGCCGGTTCCGGCCCCACCCTGGTACTCGTGCACGGGGTGGTGCATCGCAGGCAGGCCTGGAACGTCCTGCTCGACCAGCTGACGCCCTATCGGCGGGTGGTCACCGTCGACCTTCCCGGACACGGCGAATCGGCGGCACTCGAAGACGGCGCGGACACGATGGACCAACTGGTCGAGGAACTGAGCGGGTTCGTCCGCTCGGTGACTCCCGCCGGGGAACGGCCACACGTCGCCGGGAACTCGCTCGGCGGCTGGCTCTCGCTCGCCCTCGCGGCCCGCGGCGAGGTCGCCTCGGCGACGGCACTCTCACCGGCCGGCTTCTTCGTCAATCACGCCGATCAGGCCCGCACCATCTACACGTTCCGGGCGCTGCGCGGAGTCACCCGGGCGCTCGGCCCGAACACTCCGAAGGCGTTGCGATACAGGGCCGTCCGCTATCCCTCCCTCGCCGCCTTCTTCGCGCGGCCCAGCCGGGTGCGCTACGAGGACGCCGTGATCGACGCGCAGTCGCTGGCAACGAACGCCCTGGTCGACAAGGGGCTGACCGCCTCGTTCGACCTCCCGCCGGTCGTCGACGCGTCGGTACCGGTCACCGTGGCGTGGGGGCGGCGGGACCTGATTCTGCCGGTCTACCAGGCGCGACGGGTGCGCAGAGTGTTCCCTCAGGCGCGGATTCTGATTCTGCCCGGCATCGGGCACGTCCCGATGACCGACGACCCGAACCTGATCAGCACGATCCTGCTCGGCGGCAGCGCGGCGTGTTCCAGCGACTCCCCGAGCTGA
- a CDS encoding LysE family translocator: MIGVVVTAFAVLGLLTVIPGPDMAVVTRAGLSGGRSAALRATFGVVAGLMVWGALTVVGLGAVLAASAEAYTVVKIAGGMYLVYLGLSTLWRSRTRPRAARTAPAPVPSSGSSWRAGFLTNLLNPKIAVFYTGLLPQLVPPGWPTAPSLALLVLVHGLLGIVWLGAYSILLTRARTTLEKPSVRKVLDRITGTVLFGFGAVVVAEAR; this comes from the coding sequence ATGATCGGTGTGGTGGTGACAGCGTTCGCGGTGCTCGGGCTCCTGACCGTGATACCCGGTCCGGACATGGCGGTGGTGACCCGCGCCGGACTGTCCGGCGGGCGCAGTGCCGCGCTGCGGGCCACGTTCGGCGTGGTCGCCGGATTGATGGTGTGGGGCGCACTGACCGTCGTCGGGCTCGGTGCGGTGCTCGCCGCCTCCGCGGAGGCGTACACCGTCGTGAAGATCGCCGGCGGGATGTACCTGGTGTATCTGGGACTCTCCACCCTCTGGCGCAGCCGGACGCGGCCCCGCGCCGCCCGGACCGCGCCGGCGCCGGTTCCGTCTTCGGGGTCGAGTTGGCGGGCCGGGTTCCTGACCAACCTCCTGAACCCCAAGATCGCGGTGTTCTACACCGGCCTGCTCCCGCAACTCGTCCCGCCCGGCTGGCCGACCGCCCCGAGCCTGGCCCTGCTCGTGCTGGTGCACGGGCTACTCGGGATCGTCTGGCTCGGCGCGTACAGCATCCTGCTGACCCGCGCGCGCACCACGCTGGAGAAGCCGTCGGTACGGAAAGTCCTCGACCGGATCACCGGAACCGTCCTCTTCGGTTTCGGCGCCGTCGTGGTCGCCGAGGCGCGGTAG
- a CDS encoding MaoC/PaaZ C-terminal domain-containing protein: MTSPRRILLGDTVAKARYHVTRESLVRYAGASGDFNSIHYRDDVADAVGLPGVLAHGMLTLGLATQCVVDWLGDPALVTGYRARFTKPVIVDPDQGAVVEVVAKAAEVDESAGTARIDLTVTFDGHTVLGKSQVWISLR, from the coding sequence ATGACGTCCCCGCGACGAATCCTGCTCGGCGACACCGTCGCCAAGGCCCGGTATCACGTGACCCGGGAATCCCTGGTCCGCTACGCCGGGGCGTCGGGTGACTTCAACTCCATTCACTACCGGGACGACGTCGCCGACGCGGTGGGCCTGCCCGGTGTGCTGGCGCACGGCATGCTCACGCTGGGACTGGCCACGCAATGCGTCGTCGACTGGCTCGGCGATCCGGCGCTGGTCACCGGGTACCGCGCGCGCTTCACCAAGCCGGTGATCGTGGATCCGGACCAGGGCGCGGTGGTCGAGGTCGTCGCGAAGGCCGCGGAGGTCGACGAATCCGCGGGCACCGCGAGGATCGACCTGACGGTGACGTTCGACGGGCACACCGTGCTCGGCAAGTCCCAGGTGTGGATTTCACTGCGCTGA
- a CDS encoding FAS1-like dehydratase domain-containing protein → MGVNPEIEGRVYPPTEPYLVGREKIREFARAVFATNPTSFDVDIARAAGHADLVAPPTFPVIVQERALAQLVADPTSGIEPVNLVHSTEHATSHRPVVAGDELSAVLTVTHVTSRGPHTLLVADIEIRDATGNHVSTMTSTLFVRGEE, encoded by the coding sequence ATGGGAGTGAATCCGGAGATCGAGGGTCGTGTCTACCCACCGACCGAGCCCTACCTCGTCGGCCGCGAGAAGATCAGGGAATTCGCCCGCGCCGTCTTCGCCACCAACCCCACGTCGTTCGACGTGGACATCGCCCGAGCCGCCGGTCACGCCGATCTCGTTGCCCCGCCCACGTTTCCCGTCATCGTGCAGGAACGCGCACTCGCGCAACTGGTCGCCGATCCGACGTCGGGAATCGAGCCGGTCAATCTGGTGCACAGCACCGAGCACGCCACGTCCCACCGCCCCGTCGTCGCGGGCGACGAACTCTCCGCCGTCCTCACCGTCACGCACGTGACCTCGCGCGGTCCGCACACCCTGCTCGTCGCCGACATCGAGATCCGTGACGCCACAGGCAATCACGTGAGCACGATGACGTCGACGCTGTTCGTCAGGGGGGAGGAATGA
- a CDS encoding RNB domain-containing ribonuclease translates to MSRFVARGIDFGTVRTEFHLPDGYPPAALAQARTASDRFASGRQDRTDLAFVTIDPPDSMDLDQALHLERTADGFVLHYAIADVGAVVEPGGVLDVETRKRGQTFYLPDGKVPLHPKELSEGSASLLPGVDRPAVVWRIELDESAEPLSCTVSRATVRSVARLEYAGVQADAEAGRLHPSIAPLPEFGRLRTAAAVARGAIELRLPEQEVVPDGDSWRVDLAPRTEADDWNAEVSLLTGMCAAAMMLDAKIGLLRTLPPAGPDAVGALRRTAAALGVDWPESVGVGALLSRLDPNSASTLVLMTEAPSLLRGADYAAFDGTLPELTSHAAIGAPYAHVTAPLRRLSDRYSTEVCLAVSAGTPVPSWARDALGSMPEIMGGSDSLASKIDRACIDLTEATVLADRVGETFDATVLRSRNGKRTADVFVPSVSVMAKCVGDPAEGEQVKIRLVSADVDKRTVEFGYPA, encoded by the coding sequence ATGAGTCGTTTCGTTGCGCGCGGAATCGATTTCGGCACCGTGCGCACCGAGTTCCACCTGCCGGACGGGTATCCGCCCGCGGCGCTCGCGCAGGCGCGGACGGCGTCCGACCGGTTCGCGTCCGGACGGCAGGACCGCACCGATCTGGCGTTCGTCACCATCGATCCGCCCGATTCGATGGATCTCGATCAGGCGTTGCACCTCGAGCGGACCGCCGACGGATTCGTCCTGCACTACGCGATCGCGGACGTCGGCGCCGTCGTGGAGCCCGGTGGGGTGCTCGACGTGGAGACCCGCAAACGCGGGCAGACGTTCTACCTCCCGGACGGCAAGGTGCCGCTGCATCCCAAGGAACTCTCGGAGGGATCGGCGAGCCTTCTGCCGGGGGTGGACCGCCCGGCGGTGGTGTGGCGGATCGAACTCGACGAGTCGGCCGAGCCGCTGTCCTGCACCGTGTCCCGGGCGACGGTGCGGTCCGTGGCCCGACTCGAATACGCCGGTGTGCAGGCCGATGCGGAGGCGGGACGACTGCATCCGTCCATTGCGCCGCTGCCCGAGTTCGGCCGGCTCCGCACGGCGGCGGCGGTGGCGCGCGGCGCGATCGAACTCCGGCTCCCCGAGCAGGAAGTGGTGCCGGACGGCGACAGCTGGCGCGTCGACCTCGCGCCCCGCACCGAGGCCGACGACTGGAACGCCGAGGTCTCGCTGCTGACCGGAATGTGTGCGGCCGCCATGATGCTCGACGCGAAGATCGGGTTGCTCCGCACCCTCCCGCCTGCCGGGCCGGATGCGGTCGGGGCGCTGCGGCGCACGGCGGCGGCACTGGGGGTCGACTGGCCCGAGAGCGTCGGTGTCGGTGCACTCCTGTCGCGGCTCGACCCGAATTCGGCGTCGACGCTCGTGCTGATGACCGAGGCGCCGTCGCTGCTGAGGGGCGCCGATTACGCAGCGTTCGACGGCACCCTGCCGGAACTGACCTCGCACGCCGCCATCGGCGCCCCCTACGCACACGTGACCGCGCCGCTGCGCCGGCTCTCGGACCGGTACTCCACGGAGGTGTGCCTGGCCGTGTCCGCCGGAACGCCGGTGCCGTCCTGGGCGCGGGACGCCCTGGGATCGATGCCCGAGATCATGGGCGGCTCGGATTCCCTCGCGAGCAAGATCGACCGGGCCTGCATCGACCTCACGGAGGCGACCGTGCTCGCCGACCGGGTGGGGGAGACGTTCGACGCGACCGTGCTGCGGTCGCGGAACGGCAAACGCACCGCGGACGTGTTCGTCCCGTCGGTGTCCGTGATGGCCAAATGCGTGGGCGACCCTGCCGAGGGCGAGCAGGTGAAGATCAGGCTCGTCTCCGCGGACGTCGATAAGCGGACCGTCGAATTCGGTTATCCCGCATAG
- the pip gene encoding prolyl aminopeptidase: MSQLRTPYPPLDPYQFGHLDVGDGQQMYWEQSGNPDGKPVVFLHGGPGGGTDPAQRQFFDPQVYRIVLLDQRGCGRSTPHVADGADLSVNTTGRLLGDIEMLREHLGIDRWQVFGGSWGSTLALAYAQKHPRRVTELVLRGIFLLRRSEIDWYYNGGAGHLFPELWEEFLAPVPESERGGDLVEAYHRLLHSDDADVATRAAVAWSTWEGATSSLLPKPERVVETSQPRFALAFARIENHYFHHRGFLDEGQLLRDAAALDGIPGVIVQGRYDVVCPATSAWALHRAWPGSRLEIVDDAGHSAMEPGIVHHLVEATDRFRT; encoded by the coding sequence GTGAGCCAGTTGCGCACCCCCTACCCGCCGCTCGATCCGTACCAGTTCGGGCACCTCGACGTCGGCGACGGTCAGCAGATGTACTGGGAGCAGAGCGGCAACCCCGACGGGAAGCCGGTGGTGTTCCTGCACGGCGGGCCCGGCGGTGGCACCGACCCCGCACAACGCCAGTTCTTCGACCCGCAGGTGTACCGGATCGTGCTGCTCGACCAGCGCGGATGCGGGCGTTCCACACCCCACGTCGCCGACGGGGCCGATCTGTCGGTCAACACCACCGGCCGCCTCCTCGGCGACATCGAGATGCTGCGTGAGCACCTCGGCATCGACCGGTGGCAGGTCTTCGGCGGGTCGTGGGGTTCCACCCTGGCGCTCGCCTATGCCCAGAAGCATCCCCGCCGGGTCACCGAACTGGTGCTGCGCGGAATCTTCCTGCTGCGCCGCAGCGAGATCGACTGGTACTACAACGGCGGTGCCGGGCACCTGTTCCCCGAATTGTGGGAGGAATTCCTGGCGCCGGTGCCGGAGTCGGAGCGCGGCGGCGATCTCGTCGAGGCGTATCACCGGCTCCTGCACTCCGACGATGCCGACGTCGCGACGCGGGCCGCGGTCGCGTGGTCCACGTGGGAGGGCGCGACGAGTTCGCTGCTCCCCAAACCGGAACGGGTGGTGGAGACGTCCCAGCCGCGGTTCGCGCTGGCCTTCGCCCGCATCGAGAACCACTACTTCCACCACCGCGGCTTCCTGGACGAAGGCCAGTTGCTGCGGGACGCCGCCGCGCTCGACGGCATTCCGGGCGTGATCGTGCAGGGCCGCTACGACGTGGTGTGCCCGGCGACCAGCGCGTGGGCGCTGCACCGGGCCTGGCCGGGTTCCCGGCTCGAGATCGTCGACGACGCGGGGCACTCCGCGATGGAGCCGGGCATCGTCCACCACCTGGTCGAGGCGACGGACCGGTTCCGTACCTGA
- the panB gene encoding 3-methyl-2-oxobutanoate hydroxymethyltransferase: MSDSKSSASTSEDRLYGSAPSHDVPKRKTRIHHLQAMKAEGERWSMLTAYDYSSARIFEEAGIPVLLVGDSAANVVYGYETTVPVTIDELLPLVRGVVRGAPHALVVADLPFGSYESSPEQALASATRFMKEGLAHAVKLEGGERVAPQIAAITAAGIPVMAHVGFTPQSVNSLGGFRVQGRGDASEQLVADAIAVQEAGAFSVVMEMVPAEIAGQVTRKLTIPTVGIGAGAECDAQVLVWQDMAGYTSGKTAKFVKRFGNVGDELRNAAAAYAAEVRTGAFPAEEHSF, from the coding sequence ATGTCCGATAGCAAGTCGTCCGCGAGCACATCAGAAGATCGGCTCTACGGATCAGCACCATCGCACGACGTTCCCAAGCGCAAGACCCGGATCCACCACCTGCAGGCCATGAAGGCCGAGGGCGAACGCTGGTCGATGCTCACCGCATACGACTACTCCAGCGCCCGCATCTTCGAAGAGGCCGGAATCCCGGTCCTGCTCGTCGGTGACTCGGCCGCCAACGTCGTCTACGGATACGAGACCACCGTCCCGGTCACGATCGACGAACTGCTCCCCCTCGTTCGCGGCGTCGTCCGCGGTGCGCCGCACGCCCTCGTCGTCGCGGACCTGCCGTTCGGCAGCTACGAAAGCTCCCCGGAGCAGGCCCTCGCGTCCGCGACCCGGTTCATGAAGGAAGGGCTGGCCCACGCGGTCAAGCTCGAGGGCGGCGAGCGCGTCGCTCCGCAGATCGCCGCCATCACCGCGGCGGGCATCCCCGTCATGGCCCACGTCGGGTTCACCCCGCAGAGCGTCAACTCGCTCGGCGGTTTCCGCGTGCAGGGCCGCGGCGACGCCTCCGAGCAACTGGTCGCCGACGCGATCGCCGTGCAGGAGGCCGGCGCATTCTCCGTCGTGATGGAGATGGTGCCCGCCGAGATCGCGGGCCAGGTCACCCGCAAGCTCACCATCCCCACCGTGGGCATCGGCGCGGGCGCCGAATGCGACGCCCAGGTCCTCGTGTGGCAGGACATGGCCGGCTACACCAGCGGCAAGACGGCGAAGTTCGTCAAGCGCTTCGGTAACGTCGGTGACGAGTTGCGCAACGCGGCCGCCGCATACGCGGCCGAAGTGCGCACCGGAGCGTTTCCGGCGGAAGAGCACAGCTTCTAG
- a CDS encoding alpha/beta hydrolase: MSKSARVPAAFAGCIAVVLVVAGCAGGVQGTGEAVAEPSAAEAAPAGPIPAGLEEYYTQQVQWGSCDGFSTDGSPLGDTLDCAEVTVPNDYANPGGATAQIAVSRSKATGDKIGSLLVNPGGPGASGIGLASVADGTAIAERFDVIGFDPRGIGASTPQVTCLTPAEVDARRKDDDVDMSPAGIARTEAENRDYADKCAQRTGVDVLAHVGTNDVVRDMDVIRAVLGDEKLNYLGYSYGTRLGSTYAETFPGNVRAMVLDGALDPEQDPTQEVILQAAGFQSAFDAFAAECMQQKDCPLGTDPAQANARFRALVDPLIGKPAATTDPRGLSYTDAITGVQQALYSPNLWGPLRGGLESLQTGTGDSLLMLADLYEGRADDGTYSNLNDAFNSIRCMDDPPVTDRAVVGEADVRYRQAAPFLDDGRGTGNAPLDVCAFWPAPNTGAPHTVSAPGIPPVVVVSTTEDPATPYQAGVDLAKQMNGSLVTYRGTQHTVVLDGEACVDDAVTDYLVDLTAPSADLTC; encoded by the coding sequence ATGTCGAAGAGTGCTCGGGTACCGGCCGCGTTCGCGGGGTGCATCGCCGTCGTCCTTGTCGTCGCAGGCTGTGCGGGGGGCGTACAGGGCACCGGTGAGGCCGTCGCCGAACCGTCGGCGGCCGAGGCCGCTCCGGCCGGACCGATCCCAGCCGGGCTCGAGGAGTACTACACGCAGCAGGTGCAGTGGGGCTCGTGCGACGGGTTCAGCACGGACGGGTCCCCGCTCGGGGACACGCTCGACTGCGCCGAGGTGACGGTGCCGAACGACTACGCGAATCCGGGCGGAGCCACCGCGCAGATCGCGGTCTCCCGGTCGAAGGCGACCGGCGACAAGATCGGATCGCTGCTCGTGAACCCGGGCGGCCCCGGGGCGTCGGGTATCGGGCTGGCGTCCGTGGCCGACGGCACTGCCATCGCCGAGCGGTTCGACGTCATCGGTTTCGATCCGCGCGGCATCGGCGCGTCCACCCCGCAGGTTACCTGCCTGACGCCGGCGGAAGTGGACGCGAGGCGCAAGGACGACGACGTCGACATGAGTCCCGCCGGAATCGCGCGGACCGAGGCCGAGAACCGCGACTACGCGGACAAGTGCGCGCAGCGGACCGGTGTCGACGTCCTCGCCCACGTCGGCACGAACGACGTGGTGCGTGACATGGACGTCATCCGGGCGGTGCTCGGCGACGAGAAGCTGAACTACCTCGGCTACTCGTACGGCACCCGGCTCGGCTCCACGTACGCGGAGACTTTCCCCGGCAACGTGCGTGCGATGGTCCTCGACGGCGCCCTCGACCCGGAGCAGGACCCGACGCAGGAAGTGATCCTGCAGGCCGCCGGATTCCAGTCCGCGTTCGACGCGTTCGCCGCGGAGTGCATGCAGCAGAAGGACTGCCCGCTCGGTACCGATCCCGCGCAGGCGAACGCGAGGTTCCGGGCGCTCGTCGACCCGCTGATCGGCAAGCCCGCCGCGACCACCGACCCGCGCGGACTCAGCTACACCGACGCGATCACCGGCGTCCAGCAGGCGCTGTATTCGCCGAATCTCTGGGGCCCGCTCCGCGGCGGGCTGGAGAGCCTGCAGACGGGGACGGGTGATTCGCTGCTGATGCTGGCGGACCTGTACGAGGGGCGCGCCGACGACGGCACGTATTCCAACCTCAACGACGCGTTCAATTCCATCCGCTGCATGGACGATCCGCCCGTCACCGACCGTGCGGTCGTCGGGGAGGCGGACGTGCGGTACCGCCAGGCTGCGCCGTTCCTCGACGACGGTCGGGGCACCGGCAACGCGCCGCTGGACGTGTGCGCGTTCTGGCCTGCGCCGAACACGGGCGCGCCGCACACCGTGTCCGCGCCGGGAATCCCGCCGGTCGTCGTCGTGTCGACGACCGAGGATCCGGCGACGCCGTACCAGGCGGGCGTGGATCTGGCGAAGCAGATGAACGGCTCGCTCGTCACGTACCGGGGCACCCAGCACACCGTGGTCCTCGACGGCGAGGCGTGTGTCGACGACGCCGTCACGGACTATCTCGTCGACCTCACGGCGCCGTCCGCGGACCTGACGTGCTGA
- the glnA gene encoding type I glutamate--ammonia ligase: protein MDRQKEFVLRTLEERDIRFVRLWFTDVLGYLKSVAIAPAELEGAFEEGIGFDGSAIEGFSRVSEADTVAKPDASTFQVLPWSSSKGHQHSARMFCDIAMPDGSPSWADSRHVLRRQLNKASDLGFSCYVHPEIEFFLLENGPIDGTPPKPADSGGYFDQAVHDSAPNFRRHAIDALESMGISVEFSHHEAAPGQQEIDLRYADALSMADNVMTFRYVVKEVAIAEGVRATFMPKPFSDQAGSAMHTHMSLFEGDTNAFHNPDDPMQLSETGKAFIAGILEHANEISAVTNQWVNSYKRLIHGGEAPTAASWGPSNRSALVRVPMYTPNKASSRRVEIRSPDSACNPYLTFAVLLAAGLRGIEKGYELPPEAEDDVWALTSAERRAMGYRELPGNLDGALREMEKSELVAEALGEHVFDFFLRNKRREWEEYRSHVTPFELKTYLGL from the coding sequence ATGGATCGCCAAAAGGAATTCGTGCTTCGCACCCTCGAAGAGCGCGACATTCGGTTCGTCCGATTGTGGTTCACGGACGTTCTCGGATACCTGAAATCGGTGGCGATCGCCCCCGCGGAATTGGAAGGTGCCTTCGAGGAAGGTATCGGCTTCGACGGATCGGCCATCGAGGGCTTCTCCCGGGTGTCCGAGGCGGACACGGTCGCGAAGCCGGACGCCTCCACCTTCCAGGTGCTGCCGTGGAGTTCGAGCAAGGGGCATCAGCACTCCGCCCGCATGTTCTGCGACATCGCCATGCCGGACGGTTCGCCGTCCTGGGCGGATTCGCGGCACGTGCTGCGTCGCCAGCTGAACAAGGCCAGCGATCTGGGCTTCAGCTGCTACGTGCACCCCGAGATCGAGTTCTTCCTGCTCGAGAACGGGCCGATCGACGGCACCCCGCCGAAGCCCGCCGACTCCGGCGGCTACTTCGACCAGGCCGTGCACGACTCCGCGCCGAACTTCCGCCGCCACGCGATCGACGCGCTCGAGTCGATGGGCATCTCCGTCGAATTCAGCCACCACGAGGCGGCTCCCGGTCAGCAGGAGATCGACCTGCGGTACGCGGACGCCCTGTCGATGGCCGACAACGTGATGACGTTCCGGTACGTCGTCAAGGAGGTCGCGATCGCCGAGGGCGTGCGCGCGACGTTCATGCCCAAGCCGTTCAGCGATCAGGCCGGTTCGGCGATGCACACCCACATGAGCCTGTTCGAGGGCGACACCAACGCCTTCCACAACCCGGACGATCCGATGCAGCTGTCGGAGACCGGTAAGGCGTTCATCGCCGGCATCCTCGAGCACGCCAACGAGATCAGCGCCGTCACCAACCAGTGGGTGAACTCCTACAAGCGCCTGATCCACGGCGGCGAGGCCCCGACCGCGGCGTCCTGGGGCCCGTCCAACCGGTCGGCGCTGGTCCGCGTTCCGATGTACACGCCGAACAAGGCGTCGTCGCGTCGCGTCGAGATCCGCAGCCCAGATTCGGCCTGCAACCCGTACCTGACGTTCGCCGTTCTTCTCGCCGCGGGTCTGCGCGGAATCGAGAAGGGCTACGAACTGCCTCCCGAGGCCGAGGACGACGTGTGGGCGCTGACATCGGCCGAGCGCCGCGCCATGGGCTACCGGGAGCTGCCCGGCAACCTCGACGGCGCACTGCGCGAGATGGAGAAGTCGGAGTTGGTGGCCGAAGCCCTCGGCGAGCACGTGTTCGACTTCTTCCTGCGCAACAAGCGGCGTGAGTGGGAGGAGTACCGGAGCCACGTGACGCCGTTCGAACTCAAGACGTATCTGGGGTTGTGA